Genomic window (Pseudomonas xantholysinigenes):
CCAGGCCCTCGGCGGTCTGCAGCATGCCGATGGTGCCACCGGTGTAAAGGACGAGAAGATTCTTGACTGCACGCATGGAAGCATTCCGTAGCGATGTAGCGAAGGAAGAGGCAGCCGCCCGCGAACGGGGCGGCTGTGGCAGGGCAGGGTATCAGTGCTGCGCTGGCGCCGGGGCGGCGGCTTTGTCAGCGGCTGTTGCAGCCTGTGCGGTGGCCGGCCAGGCAGCGCGGTCCAGGTCCAGGTCGGCGAACTTGCTGGAATCGAACACCGGTTGCTTGATGCCCGCCTTGCGCTGGTCGTCGTAGTCGCGCATCACGCGCAGGCCGACCTTGAACAGCAAGGCCAGGGCGATCAGGTTGACGAACGCCAGGCAGGTCATGGTGATGTCGGCGAAGGCGAATACGGTCGACAGGTCCTGCATCGAACCCCAGATCACCAGCGCCAGTACCAGGCCGCGGAAGGTCATCAGCACGGCACGGTTGCGGCTGAGGAACTGCAGGCTGTTCTCGCCCAGGTAGTAGTTGTAGAGGATGCAGGTGAAGACGAACAACGACAGCGCGACGCTGACGAACACTCGGCCCCAGTCACCGACCACCGCAGCCAGCGAGTTCTGGGTCAGGACGATGCCATCGCCTTCGAAGCCCGGGGTGTAGAAGCCCGACAGCAGGATCAGCAGCGCGGTGCAGGTGCAGATCACGAAGGTGTCGAGGAACACGCTGAACGCCTGGACCACGCCCTGGGCGCCCGGGTGCTTCACGGCAGCCACGGCGGCAACGTTCGGCGCGCTGCCCAGGCCAGCTTCGTTGGCGAACACGCCACGCTTCACGCCCATGACGATGGCGCTGCCGAGCAGGCCGCCGAACGCCGGGTCGAGGCCGAAGGCGCTCTTGAAGATGGTTTCCAGCATGGCTGGCACGTGTTCGATCTGGGTGCCGATCACGTACAGGGTCACGCCGATGTAAGCCAGGGTCTTGACCGGTACCAGCAGGTCGGACACCGCGGCGATGCGCTTGATGCCGCCGATGAAGGTAATGGCCAGGAGCACGGCGAGGACGATGCCGGTGTGCTTGGGATCGAAGGCAAAAGCGTTCTGCAGCGAGTGGGTCACGGT
Coding sequences:
- a CDS encoding alanine/glycine:cation symporter family protein, giving the protein MLEALNDFLSGKLLIVLIVGLGGYFTIRSRFVQFRHFGHMFGVFKESLRGQAGQLSSFQALMLSLAGRVGAGNIAGVGIAVTLGGPGAVFWMWVTALVGMASSFFECTLAQVYKRADGDGLYRGGPAYYIEHGLKLKSMAIVFSILLLVTYGFAFIGLQSYTVTHSLQNAFAFDPKHTGIVLAVLLAITFIGGIKRIAAVSDLLVPVKTLAYIGVTLYVIGTQIEHVPAMLETIFKSAFGLDPAFGGLLGSAIVMGVKRGVFANEAGLGSAPNVAAVAAVKHPGAQGVVQAFSVFLDTFVICTCTALLILLSGFYTPGFEGDGIVLTQNSLAAVVGDWGRVFVSVALSLFVFTCILYNYYLGENSLQFLSRNRAVLMTFRGLVLALVIWGSMQDLSTVFAFADITMTCLAFVNLIALALLFKVGLRVMRDYDDQRKAGIKQPVFDSSKFADLDLDRAAWPATAQAATAADKAAAPAPAQH